In a genomic window of Pieris brassicae chromosome 7, ilPieBrab1.1, whole genome shotgun sequence:
- the LOC123711932 gene encoding leucine--tRNA ligase, cytoplasmic-like yields MLEKKAGDIDIVAMKASNYLMEAAHSFRIYLKNHCAVRKPKKGEAPKPERKPNKAVIWVAKEYPKWQHIILSTLKELNGPSGLPDNKVLSTKLSAINDLKKYMKSVMPFVQATRDNLQKIGPEALSVALPFDEAQLLEDNKQYLLNTLGLDAIEVKHTYSPDTPEKTIEDCAPGSPHVNFIAVPGLTVTFTNPTPMSGLFTISVTLVDGDTVEKIKAKIAKEIKAIKDINALKLW; encoded by the exons ATG CTAGAAAAAAAAGCGGGTGACATTGATATAGTGGCAATGAAAGCCAGTAACTATTTAATGGAGGCCGCCCATTCTTTCCGTATCTACCTCAAGAATCACTGCGCAGTCCGAAagcctaaaaaaggcgaagcGCCCAAACCGGAGCGGAAGCCGAATAAGGCGGTGATATGGGTCGCTAAGGAGTACCCGAAGTGGCAACATATCATTTTGAGTACTCTCAAGGAGTTAAATGGG CCTTCAGGTCTCCCCGATAACAAAGTATTATCAACAAAACTTTCTGCTATAAacgatcttaaaaaatatatgaaaagtgTGATGCCATTCGTTCAAGCCACAAGAGATAATCTACAAAAGATTGGTCCCGAAGCCCTCTCTGTTGCCTTGCCCTTTGATGAGGCCCAACTGCTTGaagataacaaacaatatctgCTGAATACTTTGGGT CTTGACGCAATCGAAGtcaaacatacatacagtcCTGATACTCCAGAAAAAACGATAGAAGACTGTGCGCCTGGTAGTCCACATGTCAACTTTATTGCGGTACCTGGACTTACAGTGACCTTCACCAACCCCACACCGATGAGTGGATTGTTTACCATTTCTGTGACCCTGGTAGATGGGGATACGGTTGAGAAGATTAAAGCCAAGATCGCTAAAGAGATTAAGGCTATTAAAg aCATAAATGCTCTAAAGCTGTGGTGA